One genomic segment of Paraburkholderia phymatum STM815 includes these proteins:
- the bcsZ gene encoding cellulose synthase complex periplasmic endoglucanase BcsZ encodes MREAFIFSSWRFRLRAPLARPLVCAGLVGSLVASMTGHAQAATCDDWPAYRAFVSRFVQQDGRVVDFSTPTQQTTSEGQSYGMFFALVANDRATFERLLRWTRANLSAGRFDGGDVKLPAWQWGKKPDGAYGVIDPNSAADSDLWIAYDLFEAGRLWREPAYTQLAYALVTQVEKQEVADLRGLGPMLLPGSQGFRNGATTRLNPSYLPLPLIRALAAQSPNGPWSRIADNAFKLVKTTAPLGFAPDWAAYRDGQFVVDPQTGDAGSYDAIRVYLWAGLAASADPLAKPWLAALHGMRDRIAQTGVPPEKVATTTGNAAGEGPIGFWGALLPYFRALGDTRAAGLAQTHLASLATPAPGAAQAARNQPVYYDEVLMLFGTASADGRYRFDENGRLVPRWENTCQSANARL; translated from the coding sequence ATGCGGGAGGCGTTTATCTTCTCCTCATGGCGGTTCAGATTGCGCGCGCCGCTTGCCCGGCCGCTCGTATGCGCGGGTCTCGTTGGCAGCCTTGTCGCGAGCATGACGGGCCATGCGCAGGCCGCCACCTGCGACGACTGGCCCGCCTATCGCGCGTTCGTGTCGCGCTTCGTGCAGCAGGACGGACGCGTCGTCGATTTTTCGACGCCGACGCAGCAGACCACGTCCGAAGGCCAGTCCTACGGCATGTTCTTCGCTCTCGTCGCCAACGACCGCGCGACCTTCGAGCGACTGTTGCGCTGGACGCGGGCGAACCTGTCGGCGGGACGCTTCGACGGCGGCGACGTGAAGCTGCCCGCGTGGCAGTGGGGCAAGAAGCCGGACGGCGCGTATGGCGTGATCGATCCGAACTCGGCGGCGGACTCGGACCTGTGGATCGCCTACGATCTGTTCGAAGCGGGACGCCTCTGGCGCGAGCCTGCCTATACCCAGCTCGCGTATGCGCTCGTTACGCAGGTCGAAAAGCAGGAAGTCGCCGATTTGCGCGGCCTCGGTCCCATGCTGCTGCCCGGTTCGCAAGGCTTTCGCAACGGCGCGACGACGCGTCTGAATCCGAGCTATCTGCCGTTGCCGCTGATCCGCGCGCTCGCCGCGCAGTCGCCGAACGGGCCGTGGTCGCGCATCGCGGACAACGCGTTCAAGCTCGTCAAGACGACGGCACCGCTCGGCTTCGCGCCGGACTGGGCCGCATACCGCGATGGCCAGTTCGTCGTCGACCCGCAAACGGGCGATGCCGGCAGCTATGACGCGATTCGCGTGTATCTGTGGGCGGGCCTCGCCGCGTCCGCCGATCCCCTCGCGAAGCCCTGGCTCGCCGCGCTGCATGGCATGCGCGACCGGATTGCGCAGACGGGCGTGCCGCCCGAGAAAGTCGCGACGACCACGGGCAATGCGGCGGGAGAAGGCCCCATTGGTTTCTGGGGCGCGCTCCTGCCGTATTTCCGCGCGCTCGGCGACACGCGTGCGGCGGGCCTCGCGCAAACGCATCTGGCGTCGCTCGCGACGCCCGCGCCGGGCGCTGCGCAAGCCGCTCGAAACCAGCCTGTCTATTACGACGAGGTGTTGATGCTCTTCGGTACAGCGTCCGCAGACGGCCGCTACCGCTTCGATGAAAATGGCCGTCTCGTGCCGCGTTGGGAGAATACATGCCAATCCGCCAACGCGCGCTTGTAA
- the bcsB gene encoding cellulose biosynthesis cyclic di-GMP-binding regulatory protein BcsB, protein MRILRYDAAVAAAMRTGVRLLACSACRLPLRATVGALLFAATLPAVQAASASPPGASPGAVPATKAQLAATPGTTPANQPLVAQSTAPAPAGNGLPPLPSAKPVDARAAQQPSFAEPAPQTFAAVRSGRDTMPTTADNGTAVSGGRRQTFTFAQLGALDPLQLRGVDGQNGVPFSVRADEVVTGANLHLIYSYSPSLLSNLSHLKVLVNGEVAATLPLPREQAGTLLARDIPLEPRLVTEFNHLNIQLIGHYTQGCEDPASSALWATVSNASTLDLTFASLATKPDLGALPLPFFDRRDVRRLELPFVFAAKPSSQALEAAGAVASWFGSLAGYRGALFPAQLDNAPLSGNAVVFATNDERPAGVTLPAINGPVLAIVDREAPARGKLLLVMGRDARELKIAANALSLGEAALSGTMQTITHVDAPRARQPYDAPGWLPTDRAVRFGELTVPKDLSVRGYNPDVVRVDLRIAPDLFTWRTKGVPVDLRYRYTVRPAPDRSTLNISVNNNFVQALRIPAESSSMLDLGRYLNRMLPDHTAPASKEIFIPPHLLASQAQLRFHFYYDMPKTGECQGQVLDNVRGEIDPDSTIDLSSFPHYMALPDLAAFANSGWPFTKLADLSQTAVILPANANPSDYSLYLMVMGRMGASTAYPVTGVTVATAGDVQRLADKDLLVIGAPGQQPLLSAWEKDMPFSAADDTRRMQFSNVSFRIANWWHGNRGGVRTAGRADLSLVNSSGDAIVTGFRSPLEKGRSVVALISAPGQSEADLTNAMLDPDLVQSIQGGLTVVRGRTLEVVSNGDVYYVGHLSPVEYMRWALSVHPLLLVSGGLLAALIIAAVFYRLLRAVAARRLKD, encoded by the coding sequence ATGCGGATCTTGCGATACGACGCCGCTGTTGCAGCGGCGATGAGAACGGGTGTGCGTTTGCTGGCGTGCAGCGCGTGCCGGCTGCCGCTGCGCGCGACGGTGGGCGCGCTGCTGTTCGCGGCCACGTTGCCTGCCGTGCAGGCGGCTTCCGCCAGCCCGCCGGGCGCTTCACCGGGTGCCGTTCCCGCGACGAAGGCGCAGCTTGCGGCGACGCCAGGCACGACGCCTGCGAACCAGCCGCTCGTCGCCCAATCGACGGCGCCCGCGCCCGCCGGTAACGGCTTGCCGCCGCTGCCGTCGGCCAAGCCCGTCGATGCGCGCGCCGCGCAGCAGCCGTCGTTCGCCGAGCCGGCGCCGCAGACCTTCGCCGCTGTGCGCAGCGGCCGCGACACGATGCCGACCACGGCCGACAACGGCACGGCCGTATCCGGCGGGCGTCGTCAGACATTCACGTTCGCTCAACTTGGCGCGCTCGATCCGCTGCAACTGCGCGGCGTCGACGGACAGAACGGCGTGCCGTTCTCCGTGCGCGCCGACGAAGTGGTCACGGGCGCGAATCTGCATCTGATCTACAGCTATTCGCCGTCGCTGCTGTCGAATCTGTCGCATCTCAAAGTGCTCGTGAACGGCGAAGTGGCCGCCACGCTGCCGCTGCCGCGCGAGCAGGCGGGCACGCTGCTCGCCCGCGACATTCCGCTCGAACCGCGCCTCGTCACCGAGTTCAATCACCTGAACATCCAGTTGATCGGCCATTACACGCAGGGCTGTGAAGACCCCGCGAGCAGCGCGCTATGGGCGACCGTCAGCAATGCGAGCACGCTCGACCTGACCTTCGCATCGCTGGCGACGAAGCCGGATCTCGGCGCGTTGCCGTTGCCGTTCTTCGACCGGCGCGATGTCCGCAGGCTGGAGTTGCCGTTCGTGTTCGCCGCCAAGCCGTCGTCGCAGGCGCTCGAAGCGGCAGGCGCCGTCGCGTCGTGGTTCGGCTCGCTCGCGGGCTATCGCGGCGCGCTCTTTCCGGCGCAGCTCGACAACGCGCCGCTGTCGGGCAACGCCGTGGTGTTCGCGACCAACGATGAACGTCCAGCGGGAGTCACACTGCCCGCCATCAATGGTCCCGTGCTCGCGATCGTCGATCGCGAAGCGCCCGCGCGCGGCAAGCTGCTGCTCGTGATGGGACGCGACGCACGCGAGCTGAAGATTGCGGCGAACGCGCTGTCGCTGGGAGAAGCAGCGCTGTCGGGCACCATGCAGACGATCACGCACGTCGACGCGCCGCGCGCACGTCAGCCGTACGACGCACCGGGCTGGCTGCCAACCGACCGCGCCGTGCGCTTCGGCGAACTGACCGTGCCGAAAGACCTTTCCGTGCGCGGCTACAACCCGGACGTGGTGCGCGTCGACCTGCGCATCGCGCCCGATCTGTTCACCTGGCGCACCAAGGGCGTGCCCGTCGACCTGCGTTACCGCTACACGGTGCGCCCCGCGCCGGACCGTTCGACGCTCAACATCAGCGTCAACAATAACTTCGTGCAGGCGCTGCGCATTCCGGCCGAGTCGTCGTCGATGCTGGATCTCGGGCGCTATCTGAACCGGATGCTGCCGGACCACACGGCGCCCGCGTCGAAAGAGATATTCATTCCACCGCATCTGCTCGCGTCGCAGGCGCAGCTGCGCTTCCATTTCTATTACGACATGCCGAAGACGGGCGAATGTCAGGGGCAGGTGCTCGACAACGTGCGCGGCGAGATCGATCCCGATTCGACCATCGATCTGTCGTCGTTTCCGCACTACATGGCGTTGCCCGATCTGGCCGCGTTCGCGAACAGCGGCTGGCCGTTTACGAAGCTCGCCGACCTCTCGCAGACGGCGGTGATCCTGCCCGCGAACGCGAATCCGAGCGACTACAGCCTGTATCTGATGGTGATGGGCCGCATGGGCGCGTCGACGGCGTACCCCGTGACGGGCGTCACGGTCGCGACGGCCGGCGACGTGCAGCGTCTCGCCGACAAAGATCTGCTTGTGATCGGCGCACCCGGCCAGCAGCCGTTGCTGAGCGCCTGGGAAAAGGACATGCCGTTCTCTGCCGCCGACGACACGCGCCGTATGCAGTTCTCGAACGTGTCGTTCCGCATCGCCAACTGGTGGCATGGCAATCGCGGCGGCGTGCGCACGGCGGGGCGCGCGGACCTGTCGCTCGTGAATTCATCGGGCGACGCGATCGTCACCGGATTCCGGTCGCCGCTCGAAAAAGGGCGCAGCGTGGTCGCGCTGATTTCGGCGCCGGGCCAATCGGAAGCGGATCTGACCAACGCGATGCTCGATCCCGATCTCGTCCAGTCTATCCAGGGCGGACTGACGGTAGTGCGCGGCCGGACGCTCGAAGTGGTGTCGAACGGCGACGTGTACTACGTCGGGCATCTGTCGCCCGTCGAGTACATGCGCTGGGCGCTGTCCGTGCATCCGCTGCTGCTGGTGTCCGGCGGCCTGCTGGCGGCGCTGATCATCGCGGCGGTGTTCTACCGGCTGTTGCGCGCGGTCGCGGCGCGCCGGTTGAAGGATTGA
- the bcsA gene encoding UDP-forming cellulose synthase catalytic subunit translates to MSTAPEDILDAVDAEPPRRSRFDRLASHLIDGRILGSKPVTILLVLFALASLFFVFTVPLAFGEQLTFALCCFVCAMLFRRAKGHYATLVMIMLSVIATGRYMYWRLTETTYWERPLDAAWGLLLVSAEVYAALVLMLGYFQTAWPLKRKPLPLPADRSEWPTVDIFIPTYNEPLSVVKPTVYAAIALDYPKDKLSIHVLDDGRRPEFKAFCEEVGVAWTIRSHNRHAKAGNINEALKITDGEYFAIFDCDHIPTRSFLQVGLGWFLRDKKLSMLQTPHHFFSADPFEKNLGTFRKVPNEGELFYGLVQDGNDLWNATFFCGSCALLRRTMVEEIGGIAIETVTEDAHTALKLHRRGYTTAYLAIPQAAGLATESLGGHIGQRIRWARGMTQIFRIDNPLTGRGLTFGQRLCYLNAMMHFFYGIPRLVFLTAPLSFLFFNAHIIQAAAGTIAIFALPHMFHANVTNSRMQQKFRHSFWSEVYESVLASYITAPTLLALINPKLGKFNVTAKGGRIEEQYFDWAISRPYLILLALNLIGFIVGCVHIALNASLHSEVQTTVLNLAWTGYNMLILGASVAAAREQRQVRATHRVAMRIPASLRFSTGRTLTCETVDYAEGGLALQLPAAIQVPLHEQVVVSLFRGQDEFVFPADVTYAVPGRVGLKFGAMTREQELDFVQSTFARADAWTGWAEGREVDTPLKSFSHVMRVGVGGIGGLFEHLYADLRTLRSRRKAAANDTKNGK, encoded by the coding sequence ATGAGCACGGCGCCTGAAGACATTCTCGATGCCGTCGACGCCGAGCCGCCGCGCCGCTCGCGCTTCGACCGGCTGGCTTCGCATCTGATCGACGGACGCATTCTCGGCAGCAAGCCCGTCACGATTTTGCTGGTGCTGTTCGCGCTCGCCTCGCTGTTCTTCGTGTTCACGGTGCCGCTCGCATTCGGCGAGCAGCTTACGTTCGCACTCTGCTGCTTCGTCTGCGCAATGCTGTTCAGGCGCGCAAAGGGCCATTACGCGACGCTCGTGATGATCATGCTGTCGGTGATCGCGACGGGGCGCTATATGTACTGGCGTCTGACCGAGACCACTTACTGGGAACGTCCGCTCGACGCCGCCTGGGGGCTGCTGCTGGTGTCGGCGGAAGTGTATGCGGCGCTCGTGCTGATGCTCGGCTACTTTCAGACCGCCTGGCCGCTCAAGCGCAAGCCGTTGCCGCTGCCCGCCGACCGCAGCGAATGGCCGACCGTCGATATCTTCATCCCGACCTACAACGAGCCGCTCTCCGTCGTGAAGCCGACCGTCTACGCGGCGATCGCGCTCGACTATCCGAAAGACAAGCTGTCCATACACGTGCTCGACGACGGCCGCCGGCCCGAGTTCAAGGCGTTCTGTGAAGAAGTGGGGGTTGCGTGGACGATCCGCTCGCACAACCGCCACGCGAAGGCGGGCAACATCAATGAAGCGTTGAAGATCACCGACGGTGAATACTTCGCGATCTTCGACTGCGATCACATTCCGACACGCTCGTTCCTGCAAGTGGGCCTGGGCTGGTTCCTGCGCGACAAGAAGCTGTCGATGCTGCAGACGCCGCACCATTTCTTCTCCGCCGATCCGTTCGAGAAGAATCTCGGGACGTTCCGCAAGGTGCCCAACGAGGGCGAGCTGTTTTACGGTCTCGTGCAGGACGGCAACGACCTGTGGAACGCGACATTCTTCTGCGGTTCTTGCGCGCTCTTGCGCCGTACGATGGTCGAAGAGATCGGCGGCATCGCCATCGAAACCGTGACGGAAGACGCACACACGGCGCTCAAGCTGCACCGCCGCGGTTACACCACCGCGTATCTCGCGATTCCGCAGGCCGCGGGACTCGCGACGGAAAGCCTCGGCGGCCACATCGGCCAGCGCATCCGCTGGGCGCGCGGCATGACGCAGATCTTCCGCATCGACAATCCGCTCACCGGGCGCGGCCTGACCTTCGGCCAGCGGCTCTGTTATCTGAACGCGATGATGCACTTCTTCTACGGCATCCCGCGTCTGGTGTTCCTGACGGCGCCGCTGTCGTTCCTGTTTTTCAACGCGCATATCATCCAGGCGGCGGCGGGCACCATCGCGATTTTCGCGCTGCCGCACATGTTCCACGCGAACGTCACGAACTCGCGGATGCAGCAGAAGTTCCGTCACTCGTTCTGGTCCGAGGTCTACGAGTCGGTGCTCGCGTCGTACATCACGGCGCCGACACTGCTCGCGCTGATCAACCCGAAGCTCGGCAAGTTCAACGTGACGGCGAAGGGCGGCCGCATCGAGGAGCAGTACTTCGACTGGGCGATCTCGCGTCCGTATCTGATCCTGCTGGCGCTGAACCTGATCGGCTTTATCGTCGGTTGCGTGCATATCGCGCTCAACGCCAGCTTGCACAGCGAAGTGCAGACGACCGTGCTGAACCTCGCATGGACGGGCTACAACATGCTGATCCTCGGCGCGAGCGTGGCGGCGGCGCGCGAGCAGCGCCAGGTGCGCGCCACGCACCGCGTCGCGATGCGCATTCCGGCGTCGCTGCGCTTTTCGACGGGCCGCACGCTCACTTGCGAAACGGTCGACTATGCGGAAGGCGGACTCGCGCTGCAACTGCCTGCCGCAATCCAGGTGCCGCTGCACGAGCAGGTCGTCGTATCGCTGTTTCGCGGTCAGGACGAATTTGTGTTTCCCGCCGATGTCACGTACGCGGTGCCGGGCCGCGTCGGGCTGAAGTTCGGCGCGATGACGCGCGAGCAGGAGCTGGACTTCGTGCAGAGCACGTTCGCGCGCGCCGATGCATGGACCGGCTGGGCGGAAGGGCGTGAAGTCGATACGCCGCTCAAGAGCTTCTCGCATGTGATGCGCGTCGGTGTGGGCGGGATCGGCGGACTGTTCGAACATCTCTACGCCGACCTGCGCACGCTGCGCAGCAGACGCAAGGCCGCGGCAAACGACACGAAGAACGGAAAATAA
- the bcsQ gene encoding cellulose biosynthesis protein BcsQ: MRVVSVVSAKGGVGKTTLAANLASVLGSNGRRVIAVDFDPQNALRLHFGIPVDNYDGVARATLSGASWRTVMFDGIDGITALPHGALNEDDRRVFEARLDSDPYLIRESLDALALDADDIVLIDTPPGATVYTRAALLAADFVLNVVIADAASYAAIPQMERLIQAYALPRQDFIGYGYVINQVDQGRSLTKDVVKVLRDALAGHLFPGVIHLDQGVSESLAYDTTVIHYDPHSQAAADLRACGEWLGACLNGQARLPRSVA, from the coding sequence ATGAGAGTCGTGTCGGTTGTATCCGCCAAGGGCGGCGTCGGCAAGACGACGCTGGCTGCGAATCTCGCATCGGTGCTCGGCTCGAATGGACGCCGTGTGATCGCCGTCGACTTCGATCCGCAGAACGCGCTTCGCCTGCACTTCGGCATTCCCGTCGACAATTACGACGGCGTCGCGCGCGCGACGCTCTCGGGCGCATCGTGGCGCACGGTGATGTTCGACGGCATCGACGGCATCACGGCGCTGCCGCATGGCGCGCTGAACGAAGATGACCGGCGCGTGTTCGAGGCGCGGCTCGATAGCGATCCCTATCTGATTCGCGAATCGCTCGACGCGCTCGCGCTCGATGCGGACGACATCGTGCTGATCGACACGCCGCCGGGCGCGACGGTCTACACGCGGGCCGCGTTGCTGGCCGCGGACTTCGTGCTGAACGTCGTGATCGCGGACGCCGCGTCGTACGCGGCAATCCCGCAGATGGAGCGGCTGATCCAGGCGTACGCGTTGCCGCGCCAGGACTTCATCGGCTACGGCTACGTGATCAACCAGGTGGACCAGGGCCGCAGTCTCACCAAAGACGTGGTCAAGGTATTGCGCGATGCGCTCGCCGGCCATCTGTTCCCTGGCGTCATTCATCTTGACCAGGGCGTAAGCGAATCGCTTGCGTACGACACGACCGTGATTCACTACGACCCGCATAGCCAGGCCGCCGCCGATCTGCGCGCCTGCGGCGAATGGCTGGGCGCGTGCCTGAACGGCCAGGCCAGGCTGCCGAGGAGCGTCGCATGA